The Lysobacter sp. genome includes a window with the following:
- a CDS encoding copper-binding protein — protein sequence MAGPTKPVSTEMPQSARTASATGTVESVNAAAGTITLAHGPVDALGWPAMTMGFKATPQQIASVKAGQLVQFEFASQGMDATIIEIALAQQ from the coding sequence ATGGCTGGGCCGACGAAACCGGTATCGACGGAAATGCCGCAGTCGGCCCGAACCGCTTCAGCGACCGGCACTGTCGAATCCGTCAACGCCGCTGCCGGCACGATTACGCTCGCTCACGGCCCGGTCGACGCATTGGGCTGGCCAGCGATGACGATGGGGTTTAAAGCCACACCCCAGCAGATCGCGTCGGTGAAGGCCGGTCAGCTGGTGCAGTTTGAGTTCGCGTCCCAGGGTATGGACGCGACCATCATCGAAATTGCCTTGGCGCAGCAGTAA
- a CDS encoding cation transporter, whose protein sequence is MSECGCHHEAKNANERRILRIALALNAAMAVIGGVAGWIAQSTGLLADALDMLSDATAYAIGLVAIGRTARFKANAALFSGSVLLVLGIGILVEVGRRVVFGAEPLSGWMIGTALLSLAVNVTVLRMLAPLKSGEVHLRATWLFTRADVVANLGVILAGMLVLWLRSPYPDFFIGALIGLYVIKEAVEILRDARAERRGDEAH, encoded by the coding sequence ATGAGCGAATGCGGTTGCCATCACGAAGCCAAGAACGCGAACGAGCGTCGCATACTCAGGATTGCGCTGGCACTTAATGCGGCCATGGCGGTGATTGGTGGCGTTGCCGGTTGGATCGCCCAGTCTACAGGTCTGCTGGCCGACGCCTTGGACATGCTCTCCGACGCTACCGCTTATGCGATTGGTTTGGTCGCGATCGGCCGTACGGCCCGGTTCAAGGCCAATGCCGCGCTGTTTAGCGGCAGCGTGCTGCTGGTACTGGGCATTGGTATTCTGGTCGAAGTAGGTCGCCGCGTCGTCTTCGGCGCTGAGCCGCTTAGTGGTTGGATGATCGGTACCGCACTGCTGTCGTTGGCAGTTAATGTCACCGTGTTGCGTATGCTCGCTCCCTTGAAGTCAGGCGAGGTGCATCTGCGGGCGACGTGGCTGTTCACGCGTGCCGATGTGGTGGCCAATCTTGGCGTCATCTTGGCTGGGATGCTGGTGCTCTGGCTGCGGTCGCCGTATCCGGATTTTTTTATCGGCGCGTTGATCGGCTTGTATGTGATCAAGGAAGCGGTCGAAATCCTGCGCGATGCCCGTGCGGAGCGGCGTGGCGATGAAGCGCACTGA